In one Silene latifolia isolate original U9 population chromosome 10, ASM4854445v1, whole genome shotgun sequence genomic region, the following are encoded:
- the LOC141607786 gene encoding uncharacterized protein LOC141607786, with amino-acid sequence MIGFWNIRGFNSPTKQKHVKWFLHHHNVGLFGLLETKVKPSSLNSVRHNICEGWCISTNTQWHKGGRVWLIWKPNLYQIHFIVYNAQFIHVKVDELTTRESFHLTMIYAFNGVQERKGLWARLCHFQDTMSGPWLIYGDFNTILRPSERLGGQSTEEEMDDFQICTDYCNVVDMSTMGSYFTWNNKHEANTRVFSRLDRALVWSQNILGTPMFQFLKKLKLLKQPLKKLNSELYADVENNTVRAWKHLEFVQEQLRSNPTNADLLGIELVSMKDYHELQKACDSFLVEKSKVTWLSEGESNTKHFHSYMRGRQAKNIVLRIAD; translated from the exons ATGATAGGCTTTTGGAACATTAGGGGGTTTAACAGTCCTACCAAACAGAAACATGTGAAGTGGTTCTTGCATCATCATAATGTAGGGCtgtttggtctccttgagacGAAGGTAAAACCTTCTTCTCTAAATTCTGTGAGACATAATATTTGTGAAGGGTGGTGTATATCTACCAATACTCAGTGGCATAAAGGAGGTAGGGTGTGGCTTATATGGAAACCCAACCTATATCAAATTCACTTTATTGTGTACAATGCTCAGTTTATTCATGTGAAGGTGGATGAGCTGACTACTAGGGAGTCTTTCCATCTAACCATGATTTATGCTTTCAATGGGGTTCAGGAGAGGAAAGGACTGTGGGCTAGATTATGTCATTTCCAGGATACTATGTCTGGTCCTTGGCTTATCTATGGGGACTTTAACACAATTCTTAGGCCCAGTGAAAGGTTAGGGGGTCAGTCAACTGAGGAGGAAATGGATGACTTTCAGATTTGTACTGACTATTGTAATGTTGTGGATATGTCTACCATGGGTTCATACTTTACATGGAACAATAAACATGAGGCTAACACAAGAGTGTTTAGTAGATTGGATAGGGCTTTA GTTTGGAGTCAAAATATTCTCGGCACCCCTATGTTTCAGTTTTTGAAAAAGTTAAAGCTTCTTAAGCAACCTTTAAAAAAGTTGAATAGTGAGTTGTATGCTGATGTTGAAAATAATACTGTTAGAGCTTGGAAGCATTTGGAGTTTGTTCAAGAACAGTTGAGATCTAATCCTACAAATGCTGATTTACTGGGTATTGAGCTCGTTTCTATGAAGGATTATCATGAACTCCAAAAAGCATGTGATAGCTTCCTAGTCGAAAAATCTAAGGTTACTTGGCTCTCTGAGGGTGAGAGTAATACCAAACATTTTCATAGCTATATGAGAGGGAGGCAAGCAAAAAATATTGTGTTAAGGATTGCTGATTAA
- the LOC141607787 gene encoding uncharacterized protein LOC141607787 — MKFGQSMVMINGGTCWDSRKGKARMGTSRINKPCMSAHISELLVEISILSHEHSTIIKGELKCREDVIHSTFDPGGTINTWLSEQSEIGNGATLLFPFTILVYDPGGSHENVENLRAKSFEEREFATKVTKPQQTECVGESSSQDINNRETVRDLSRRHYVNDRLPGPVLLAKERLRERLRGVSGSEARQSRETSPSFHYDFWVFDADWETNGFQDPPTSDTILNESTSERNHQQSMSEEAKKKPLGLTKETLKKLRREVFTLHQKGGTQLKSKASNECNICLENFVEGNELVTLSCGHKFHTSCLYPWLRTCGDCPYCRARFLILS; from the exons ATGAAGTTTGGACAGTCCATGGTCATGATCAATGGTGGAACTTGTTGGGATTCAAGAAAGGGTAAAGCAAGAATGGGCACAAGTAGAATCAATAAGCCTTGTATGAGTGCACATATTTCAGAACTACTTGTGGAGATTTCAATCCTAAGCCATGAacactccaccataatcaaaggGGAGTTGAAGTGTAGGGAAGATGTCATACACTCCACATTTGATCCCGGAGGAACAATCAATACTTGGTTAAGTGAGCAATCTGAAATTGGGAATGGTGCAACACTTCTCTTTCCATTCACCATTCTAGTCTATGATCCGGGAGGAAGTCATGAGAATGTCGAGAATTTGAGAGCAAagtcttttgaagaaagggaatTTGCAACAAAa GTGACTAAGCCACAGCAGACAGAATGTGTGGGGGAGTCATCCTCACAAGATATTAACAATAGAGAAACTGTGCGGGACTTAAGTAGAAGGCACTATGTAAACGACAGGCTTCCAGGGCCTGTATTGCTTGCTAAAGAAAGGCTACGCGAAAGACTAAGAGGTGTTTCTGGTTCTGAAGCCAG GCAAAGCAGGGAAACATCTCCAAGTTTCCACTACGACTTCTGGGTCTTCGATGCAGACTGGGAAACCAATGGGTTTCAGGACCCACCAACTTCTGATACAATTTTGAATGAATCAACATCCGAGCGTAATCATCAGCAGTCCATGTCAGAAGAGGCAAAGAAGAAACCGCTCGGATTGACGAAGGAAACCCTCAAAAAGCTTCGCCGTGAGGTTTTCACATTACACCAAAAGGGAGGAACTCAGTTGAAGTCCAAAGCTTCAAATGAATGCAATATTTGTTTGGAGAACTTTGTCGAAGGTAATGAGCTGGTAACTCTATCTTGTGGGCATAAATTTCATACTTCATGTTTATATCCCTGGCTCCGGACTTGTGGAGATTGCCCTTATTGTCGTGCTCGTTTCCTAATTCTTAGTTAA